The proteins below are encoded in one region of Hordeum vulgare subsp. vulgare chromosome 3H, MorexV3_pseudomolecules_assembly, whole genome shotgun sequence:
- the LOC123440609 gene encoding SKP1-like protein 4 has protein sequence MATTTSSSSGETAVTLRSSDGEEMVVEADTMAAASVLIKNMLEDGLAGDVIPLPEVKGRILARVVDYCNRHYADGAEAHVSSTFSSGDPELDRFDADLVSGIDQDTLFDLLIAANYLEVQGLLDLTCKTVAGQLVGKTVEDMRNHFNIVNDYTKEEEEEVRTQNAWAFE, from the coding sequence ATGGCGACAACAactagcagcagcagcggcgagACGGCGGTGACCCTCCGCAGCTCGGACGGCGAGGAGATGGTGGTCGAGGCGGACACGATGGCGGCGGCGTCGGTGCTGATCAAGAACATGCTGGAGGACGGCCTCGCCGGCGACGTGATCCCGCTGCCCGAGGTGAAGGGCCGCATCCTGGCCCGCGTCGTCGACTACTGCAACCGGCACTACGCCGACGGCGCCGAGGCGCACGTGAGCAGCACCTTCTCGTCGGGCGACCCCGAGCTGGACCGCTTCGACGCCGACTTGGTGAGCGGCATCGACCAGGACACGCTCTTCGACCTCCTCATCGCCGCCAACTACCTCGAGGTGCAGGGCCTCCTCGACCTGACGTGCAAGACGGTGGCCGGCCAGCTCGTCGGCAAGACGGTGGAGGACATGCGCAACCACTTCAACATCGTAAACGACTAcacaaaggaggaggaggaggaggtccgcACTCAAAATGCATGGGCCTTCGAGTAG